The Kocuria sp. TGY1127_2 genome includes a window with the following:
- the tsf gene encoding translation elongation factor Ts: MANYTAADIKALRERTGAGMLDVKKALDEAEGDQQKALEIIRVKGLKGVTKREGRATAEGLVAAHVENGVGYLVEVNSETDFVAKSAPFIEFGNSVLDAAVSADVDNLEDLLKATSNGKTVEEQVTEAGALLGEKVVVRRVARLEGENVAVYLHKTSKDLPAQVGVLLAVDGKDSDEVAHDVAVHIAAMAPKFLDESGIPAEQVESERHIAEETARSEGKPEKIIPQIVQGRLKGFFKENTLVDQDFAKDSKKSVGQVLEEAGAKATGFVRFRVGN, from the coding sequence ATGGCGAACTACACTGCAGCCGATATCAAGGCGCTGCGCGAGCGCACCGGTGCCGGCATGCTCGATGTCAAGAAGGCTTTGGACGAAGCCGAGGGAGATCAGCAGAAAGCTCTCGAGATCATCCGCGTGAAGGGCCTCAAGGGCGTGACCAAGCGTGAAGGTCGAGCGACCGCCGAAGGTCTCGTCGCTGCGCACGTTGAGAACGGTGTCGGCTATCTCGTCGAGGTCAACTCGGAGACCGATTTCGTGGCGAAATCGGCCCCGTTCATCGAATTCGGCAACTCGGTTCTCGATGCGGCAGTGAGCGCCGACGTCGACAACCTCGAGGACCTCCTCAAGGCCACCTCGAATGGCAAGACTGTGGAGGAGCAGGTCACCGAGGCCGGCGCCCTTCTCGGTGAGAAGGTCGTCGTGCGCCGCGTTGCTCGCCTCGAGGGCGAGAACGTTGCCGTCTACCTCCACAAGACGTCGAAGGACCTCCCGGCCCAGGTCGGTGTCCTGCTCGCCGTCGATGGCAAGGACTCGGACGAGGTCGCACACGACGTCGCCGTCCACATCGCAGCGATGGCTCCCAAGTTCCTGGACGAGTCGGGCATCCCGGCCGAGCAGGTCGAATCCGAGCGTCACATTGCCGAGGAGACCGCGCGTTCCGAGGGCAAGCCCGAGAAGATCATTCCGCAGATCGTTCAGGGCCGCCTGAAGGGCTTCTTCAAGGAGAACACCCTGGTCGATCAGGACTTCGCCAAGGACTCCAAGAAGTCCGTCGGACAGGTGCTGGAAGAGGCAGGTGCCAAGGCCACCGGCTTTGTCCGCTTCCGAGTTGGCAACTGA
- the rpsB gene encoding 30S ribosomal protein S2 translates to MPVVTMRQLLDSGVHFGHQTRRWNPKMKRFIFTERNGIYIIDLQQSLEFIDRAFEAVKATVAHGGTILFVGTKKQAQEAIAEQATRVNMPYVNHRWLGGMLTNFATVSKRIERMKELEQVDFDDVAASQYTKKELLLLRREFEKLEKTLGGIRNLSKTPSLLWVVDTKKEHLAVDEAQKLGIPVVAILDTNCDPDEVAFPIPGNDDAIRSVNLLTRVVADAVAEGLLERNNKQSGKADAAEEPMAEWEKELLEQHEAQKASETASEAEKASDSEGSEKTEAEESTETSSN, encoded by the coding sequence ATGCCCGTCGTAACTATGCGTCAGTTGCTCGATTCCGGTGTCCATTTCGGCCACCAGACCCGCCGTTGGAACCCGAAGATGAAGCGTTTCATCTTTACCGAGCGCAACGGCATCTACATCATCGATTTGCAGCAGTCGCTCGAATTCATCGATCGTGCCTTCGAGGCCGTCAAGGCAACCGTGGCACACGGTGGAACCATTCTTTTCGTGGGTACCAAGAAGCAGGCCCAGGAGGCCATTGCCGAGCAGGCCACCCGCGTCAACATGCCTTACGTTAACCATCGCTGGCTCGGCGGTATGCTGACCAACTTCGCAACCGTCTCCAAGCGTATTGAGCGCATGAAGGAACTCGAGCAGGTCGACTTCGACGACGTCGCCGCATCGCAGTACACCAAGAAGGAACTGCTCCTGCTCCGTCGCGAGTTCGAGAAGCTCGAGAAGACCTTGGGCGGTATTCGCAACCTGTCCAAGACCCCGTCGCTGCTGTGGGTCGTTGACACGAAGAAGGAGCACCTCGCCGTCGACGAGGCCCAGAAGCTGGGCATTCCGGTCGTGGCCATCCTGGACACCAACTGCGATCCGGACGAAGTCGCCTTCCCGATCCCGGGCAACGATGACGCCATCCGCTCCGTGAACCTGCTGACACGCGTTGTCGCCGACGCCGTGGCCGAGGGTCTTCTCGAGCGCAACAACAAGCAGTCCGGCAAGGCTGACGCCGCAGAGGAGCCCATGGCAGAGTGGGAGAAGGAACTTCTCGAGCAGCACGAGGCTCAGAAGGCATCCGAGACCGCTTCCGAAGCCGAGAAGGCTTCAGACTCTGAGGGCTCGGAGAAGACCGAGGCTGAAGAGTCCACCGAGACCTCTTCCAACTAA
- a CDS encoding M23 family metallopeptidase has product MDLAVKPGQTIRSPASGTVTFSGRVVDRGVITVTTDDGYLTSFEPVTEQLPRGTRVSSGDVIARRDWEQSHEGCSSCLHWGVRHGGDYVNPLLLVGALSPSVLWPLPPRPRPLIFSYNRRLLSSHSMMWICTCQELFNPLV; this is encoded by the coding sequence GTGGACCTTGCCGTGAAACCCGGGCAGACGATCAGATCGCCGGCGTCCGGGACCGTGACCTTTTCCGGTCGGGTCGTGGACCGTGGCGTTATCACGGTGACCACGGACGATGGCTATCTCACGAGTTTCGAGCCCGTGACCGAACAGCTGCCACGGGGCACCAGAGTCTCTTCGGGAGATGTCATAGCGAGGCGGGACTGGGAACAATCACACGAGGGGTGTTCTTCTTGCCTCCACTGGGGAGTTCGACACGGCGGTGACTACGTGAACCCGCTCTTGCTGGTGGGAGCCCTTAGCCCCTCCGTCCTGTGGCCTCTCCCCCCGCGGCCCAGACCTCTGATCTTCAGCTATAACCGAAGACTTCTGTCTTCCCATTCCATGATGTGGATTTGTACATGCCAGGAACTCTTCAATCCCTTAGTGTGA
- a CDS encoding peptidoglycan DD-metalloendopeptidase family protein has translation MLDVSGYQAGISASALSQSEIALAVKVTEGTGESNTDWRRQAQTGLDQGRTVLLYHFPRLGDSDPQAEAYLTATSGWWGQGRVIPVLDWEEASYTAGILDYPDFAADWLARVASRTGTTPWIYAGPSTAARGDHAGLKKYPLWLAAYPYSTRQGWGAQASLDWAVGLVGGLPGWTIAAWQYTGTGRIDGYGGDIDMSELYATKDDLARWAGGTASGASASAMILPVGEAPISQDFGQNGTQYNLASGGHTGRDYAVPTGTTVKASLAGTVVWADWVSNLPGDDSAAGWASRWYLHKQFGGICVVIDHGDFLTVYAHLNSTGKNPGDRVSTGDPVGESGATGAATGPHLHWEVLPKPFAWSNGYYGRVHPYNFLTTYNASHTAGDTASVATKDWFDMASRQDLAEVVNDVLHQNDGFIRRCIHDVIHNEKFNREGSINGKPVGGQTTLVTEAQYSAQNFGRLKADVLFAQKQIADLKAEIATLKEGK, from the coding sequence ATGCTAGACGTCTCCGGCTACCAGGCCGGAATCAGCGCTTCGGCTCTCAGCCAATCGGAAATCGCCCTCGCGGTCAAAGTCACCGAGGGCACCGGCGAGTCCAACACGGACTGGCGTCGACAAGCCCAGACAGGGCTCGATCAAGGCAGAACAGTCCTGCTGTACCACTTTCCCCGCCTCGGCGATTCCGACCCACAAGCCGAAGCATATTTGACCGCCACCTCGGGCTGGTGGGGTCAGGGCCGAGTCATCCCGGTTTTGGATTGGGAGGAAGCCTCCTACACGGCCGGGATCCTCGATTACCCGGACTTCGCCGCCGACTGGCTCGCGCGAGTGGCGTCAAGGACCGGGACGACACCCTGGATCTACGCCGGACCGTCCACCGCTGCACGCGGCGATCACGCCGGGTTGAAGAAATACCCACTCTGGCTGGCCGCCTACCCGTACTCGACCCGGCAGGGTTGGGGCGCGCAAGCGTCGCTGGACTGGGCTGTTGGCCTGGTTGGTGGTCTTCCGGGCTGGACGATAGCAGCCTGGCAGTACACCGGGACCGGCCGCATCGACGGCTACGGCGGCGACATCGACATGTCCGAGCTCTACGCCACCAAGGACGACCTCGCCCGCTGGGCCGGCGGGACCGCTTCAGGCGCGTCCGCGTCGGCGATGATCCTGCCGGTCGGTGAGGCACCGATCAGTCAGGATTTCGGGCAGAACGGGACTCAATACAACCTCGCCTCGGGTGGGCACACCGGCCGGGACTACGCCGTGCCGACCGGAACCACGGTCAAAGCGTCGTTGGCCGGGACGGTTGTCTGGGCCGACTGGGTTAGCAACCTGCCCGGTGATGACTCGGCGGCGGGTTGGGCCTCGCGATGGTATCTGCATAAGCAGTTCGGCGGGATCTGCGTCGTGATCGATCATGGCGACTTCTTGACCGTCTACGCCCACCTGAACAGCACGGGAAAGAATCCCGGAGACCGGGTCAGTACCGGTGACCCAGTCGGTGAATCCGGTGCGACAGGGGCCGCGACGGGCCCGCACCTGCACTGGGAAGTGTTACCGAAACCGTTTGCGTGGTCGAACGGCTACTACGGCAGGGTTCATCCGTACAACTTCCTGACCACCTACAACGCATCACATACAGCCGGAGACACGGCCTCCGTAGCAACTAAGGATTGGTTTGATATGGCATCTAGACAGGACCTCGCGGAGGTCGTCAACGACGTACTGCATCAGAATGATGGGTTCATTCGTCGGTGCATCCACGATGTGATCCACAACGAGAAGTTCAACCGTGAGGGCTCCATCAACGGGAAGCCGGTCGGTGGTCAGACGACCCTCGTCACGGAGGCGCAGTACAGCGCTCAGAACTTCGGCAGGTTGAAGGCTGACGTGCTGTTCGCGCAGAAGCAGATCGCTGACCTCAAGGCGGAGATCGCCACTCTCAAGGAGGGCAAATAA
- a CDS encoding carbohydrate-binding protein yields the protein MFTEADIQELSDNDLIQAGDLISTELDRRNKVKSAASDIDRIIQGYQDALGRADGDEWVQPTSAVDAYPKGATVTHHDTTWTSTTPANVWEPGSAGWVEAPAEDGTPAEYRQPTGSVDAYQAGDRVTYQGQVYESVIDGNVWAPDAYPDGWEKVD from the coding sequence ATGTTCACCGAAGCCGATATACAGGAACTTAGTGACAACGATTTGATCCAGGCAGGTGACCTGATCAGCACGGAGCTGGATCGCCGCAACAAGGTCAAATCCGCGGCCAGTGACATCGACCGGATCATCCAGGGCTACCAGGACGCCCTCGGGCGGGCCGACGGGGACGAATGGGTCCAGCCCACCTCCGCCGTGGACGCCTACCCAAAGGGCGCGACCGTCACCCACCATGACACCACCTGGACCTCGACCACCCCGGCGAACGTATGGGAGCCCGGATCCGCAGGGTGGGTAGAAGCACCTGCCGAGGACGGCACCCCGGCCGAGTATCGGCAGCCTACCGGCTCTGTCGACGCTTACCAGGCCGGCGACCGGGTCACCTACCAAGGGCAGGTGTACGAATCCGTGATCGACGGAAACGTGTGGGCACCCGATGCCTACCCGGACGGGTGGGAGAAGGTGGACTAG
- a CDS encoding tape measure protein, with the protein MAADKVELAQAYISLIPSAQGIQSNIEKTLMAPAAKAGRNAGATVSKELSGGMSDGLRASNKLVAGLGADIVKSMNLTGPLGAEVKNANALIKQMGSTFRLGFNDAQAAASSFTGVMGTLGGTTRKSLDAAAAPFQNLAAGFTSTEAAASALTGRMGSLGGAVRTVYDRAAAPAQNFLSGLKSQDAASSSLTGRMGTLGGAARTVFNKAAAPAQNFLSGLKSQDAASSALTGRMGTLGGTVSKVGSTMGGALSKAAGGLGVVRAGIGNFVTGMRDADSAISPVTGKMGTLGGYVSQAATRFSTFRAEASNAAGKVMGGVSGMANSMVGFGVKAGAALAGVATGIGAIAVTGGLNRAIQIEDAQAKLTGLGNSASDVDEIMKNATASVKGTSYGLNEAASTAAAAVAAGIKPGAQLEDVLKTVSNSAAIAGVDMNSMGSIFNKVAATGKLQGDELLQLSDAGVPALSFLSKETGKTSAEVSDMVSKGKIDFDTFARAMKSGVGDAAFQMGKTTSGSFANLKAAISRLGAGAVQPFLPLAKTLFGVLTAGADALAGKVTPFFESVAGAIGRVGAAMTQLGGNNLTQNIVMSMGITPGSPLFAGMNELIGGIRAFRAAWQAADGQVTSSGFPGFMERLANGLHTAKGAFTGFVQSAPVQVFAGIGAALAPVAAGLGAMVANALKLPGPIEAVVNKFIPFNGILGKLAGGLRFLGGPWGMLISLIVSAISTSDQLKTSLGGMFGTIMSSLGPVVTGIGQAIGGVMVTVGPLIGQLFGALVTAVQQILIAVMPVIKMLVDVLFTQLVPVFMQLVSAVLPPLVAIFGVVIQVITALLPPITMLISFIVSLLVPVIQVLVTILSTLITWIAQGLTIAITWLTTTVFPALGVAIQAVGAFFTWLWQNVAVPAWNAIQIAIQAVVTWFTTVALPWFQSALNVLGTVFNWLYINVIQPVWTGIKIVIAIAVAAILTIFDGIMWVVRNVLGPVFTWLWQNVIVPVWNGISAAISWAWNNIIKPVWDAINGFINTILVPVFNWFRSVASTVWNAIGTAIQWVWNSIIKPVWDAINWVINTILVPVFRWFQSVVSLVWRGLGMEVQWVWNTIIKPVWDGIKWFIDNVLVPAFNWLRDRIADVWNAISSKISSAWNWIRDTVLKPMGDFLQGTVVDFFRKTKDGIKNVWDKVQDIVKKPVSFVINTVIRDGFVKHFNDIAGKFGVDPIKFDGVGWSSGGYTGPGAKYDPAGIVHADEYVVNKASRRRFEKKYPGYLDTINQTGDLPSSPQKTREPKLHGGAYAGTVPPHGPGTSVWGSMQAQASKTGKMVFKNTNISGASTQAAAKAWMGRSALDVKMGSGGPGVSNFVNGASGGWGYYSGNTIQVSPGVPADRVDGVLVHEMGHALGLDHPGSHDSSSVMDHFMSGGDWPHSGDYQALVETWGQPGKGVKTYENPGGDGGDGGGWAAKLINWMLDKFVRPLLGKIPGAGLMTDFAKGGAEKIIEGAVSFISDMFGGGGSEDGNVSASKSAEAWRPQVKDALKRVGLPTSNDYVDAWIRQIQSESGGNPNARQGIVDVNSGGNEAAGLVQVIPSTFDAYRDPSLPNNRMDPLASLVAGMRYAKARYGASGMLGAIGHGHGYSGGGLVKPFLYDGGGWLENAGHAQLVSHQTRQPDAVLSKPQWSDMHALAEQVRTSTLDGQKIENNYTIQERLERSPEHMMQRMTEMQAHEYRKAGLI; encoded by the coding sequence ATGGCCGCAGACAAAGTCGAACTCGCCCAGGCGTACATCTCCCTCATCCCCTCCGCTCAAGGGATCCAAAGCAACATTGAGAAGACGCTCATGGCACCGGCAGCGAAAGCTGGCCGGAACGCCGGGGCAACAGTATCCAAAGAGCTCAGTGGCGGCATGTCCGATGGGCTGAGAGCCTCCAATAAACTCGTTGCCGGTCTTGGCGCGGACATAGTCAAGTCCATGAACTTGACCGGGCCTCTCGGTGCCGAGGTCAAAAACGCCAACGCGTTGATCAAACAGATGGGCTCGACCTTCCGGCTCGGGTTCAACGACGCACAAGCCGCCGCGTCCAGCTTCACCGGCGTCATGGGCACCCTCGGGGGAACCACACGCAAAAGCCTTGACGCAGCCGCGGCACCGTTTCAGAACCTGGCGGCCGGCTTCACCTCCACTGAGGCGGCAGCATCCGCGCTGACCGGGCGCATGGGGTCCCTGGGCGGGGCAGTACGGACTGTCTACGATCGGGCGGCCGCACCGGCCCAGAACTTCCTATCCGGTCTGAAATCCCAGGACGCGGCATCCTCGTCGTTGACCGGTCGGATGGGCACCCTCGGTGGTGCGGCCCGGACCGTGTTCAACAAAGCCGCAGCCCCGGCTCAGAACTTCCTCTCCGGCCTAAAATCCCAGGACGCCGCTTCGTCAGCGCTGACTGGTCGGATGGGCACCCTCGGTGGAACCGTATCCAAAGTCGGCTCCACCATGGGCGGGGCCCTCAGCAAGGCCGCCGGTGGACTCGGAGTGGTCCGGGCCGGTATCGGCAACTTCGTCACCGGCATGCGTGACGCCGACTCGGCAATATCACCGGTCACCGGGAAGATGGGCACCCTCGGCGGGTACGTCTCCCAAGCCGCCACCCGCTTCTCGACCTTCCGCGCAGAGGCATCCAATGCCGCCGGGAAAGTCATGGGCGGAGTCTCCGGCATGGCCAACTCCATGGTCGGCTTCGGGGTCAAAGCCGGTGCGGCCCTGGCCGGGGTCGCCACCGGTATCGGCGCGATCGCCGTCACCGGGGGCCTGAACCGTGCCATTCAGATCGAAGATGCCCAGGCAAAACTGACAGGCCTAGGCAACTCAGCTTCTGATGTCGACGAGATCATGAAGAACGCGACCGCCTCGGTCAAAGGAACCTCCTACGGGCTGAACGAGGCAGCCTCGACCGCTGCCGCAGCCGTTGCCGCTGGCATCAAACCCGGAGCGCAACTCGAGGACGTACTCAAAACCGTGTCGAACTCGGCGGCGATCGCCGGGGTCGATATGAACTCCATGGGCTCGATCTTTAACAAGGTCGCCGCCACCGGCAAACTCCAAGGCGACGAGCTACTCCAGCTCTCCGATGCCGGTGTCCCGGCCCTGTCCTTCCTCTCGAAGGAAACCGGGAAAACATCGGCCGAAGTCTCAGACATGGTCTCGAAGGGCAAGATCGACTTCGACACGTTCGCGCGCGCCATGAAGTCCGGCGTCGGTGATGCCGCGTTCCAGATGGGCAAAACCACCTCCGGTTCGTTCGCGAACCTCAAAGCCGCCATATCCCGGCTCGGGGCCGGAGCGGTCCAACCATTCCTACCGCTGGCAAAAACCCTATTCGGCGTCCTAACCGCCGGAGCCGATGCCCTGGCCGGGAAAGTCACCCCGTTCTTCGAGTCCGTCGCCGGCGCGATCGGCCGGGTCGGGGCAGCCATGACCCAGCTGGGCGGCAACAACCTGACACAGAACATTGTCATGAGCATGGGCATCACCCCAGGTTCGCCCCTGTTCGCCGGGATGAACGAGCTCATCGGTGGAATCCGTGCCTTCCGGGCCGCCTGGCAGGCCGCGGACGGGCAAGTCACCTCCTCCGGGTTCCCCGGATTCATGGAGCGACTGGCAAACGGTCTGCACACCGCCAAGGGAGCGTTCACCGGATTTGTGCAGTCCGCGCCCGTCCAGGTCTTCGCCGGCATCGGTGCCGCACTCGCCCCGGTCGCGGCCGGGCTCGGGGCCATGGTCGCCAACGCCCTGAAACTGCCCGGACCCATCGAGGCCGTAGTCAACAAGTTCATCCCGTTTAACGGGATTCTCGGGAAGCTGGCCGGCGGGTTGCGGTTCCTGGGCGGTCCATGGGGCATGCTCATCTCGCTGATCGTCTCGGCCATATCGACCTCGGACCAACTGAAGACCTCGCTCGGGGGAATGTTCGGGACGATTATGTCCAGTCTCGGGCCGGTCGTGACCGGGATCGGGCAAGCCATCGGCGGCGTCATGGTCACCGTCGGGCCGCTGATCGGGCAACTGTTCGGGGCACTAGTAACCGCAGTTCAGCAAATCCTGATCGCCGTGATGCCGGTGATCAAGATGCTGGTCGACGTACTGTTCACCCAGCTGGTGCCGGTATTCATGCAGCTCGTCTCGGCTGTCCTGCCGCCACTCGTCGCGATCTTCGGGGTCGTGATCCAGGTAATCACCGCTCTGTTGCCGCCGATCACGATGCTGATCAGCTTCATCGTCAGCCTGCTCGTACCGGTCATTCAGGTTTTGGTCACGATTCTTTCCACCCTGATCACCTGGATCGCGCAGGGCTTGACCATAGCCATCACCTGGCTGACCACCACCGTGTTCCCAGCACTGGGTGTAGCGATCCAAGCTGTGGGTGCGTTCTTTACTTGGCTGTGGCAGAACGTCGCGGTTCCCGCGTGGAACGCGATTCAGATAGCGATCCAGGCGGTCGTAACCTGGTTTACCACCGTCGCGCTGCCGTGGTTCCAGTCCGCCCTGAACGTGCTCGGCACGGTCTTCAACTGGCTTTACATCAACGTGATCCAGCCGGTTTGGACCGGGATCAAAATCGTCATCGCTATCGCGGTCGCCGCGATCCTGACGATTTTCGACGGGATCATGTGGGTCGTCCGCAACGTCCTGGGCCCGGTCTTTACATGGCTGTGGCAAAACGTGATCGTCCCGGTCTGGAACGGGATCAGTGCGGCCATTTCCTGGGCATGGAACAACATCATCAAACCGGTCTGGGACGCGATCAACGGGTTCATCAACACGATCCTTGTCCCGGTGTTCAACTGGTTCCGCTCGGTGGCCAGCACCGTCTGGAACGCCATCGGCACAGCTATTCAATGGGTTTGGAACAGCATCATCAAACCCGTTTGGGACGCCATCAACTGGGTCATCAACACGATCCTCGTCCCGGTTTTCCGCTGGTTCCAGAGCGTCGTATCGCTGGTTTGGCGTGGGCTCGGCATGGAAGTCCAGTGGGTCTGGAACACGATCATCAAACCGGTCTGGGACGGCATCAAATGGTTCATCGATAATGTCCTGGTCCCGGCCTTCAACTGGCTCCGTGACCGGATCGCCGACGTGTGGAACGCCATCAGTTCCAAGATCTCCAGCGCCTGGAACTGGATCCGCGACACTGTGCTGAAGCCCATGGGCGACTTCCTCCAAGGAACCGTCGTTGACTTCTTCCGCAAGACGAAAGACGGCATCAAAAACGTCTGGGACAAGGTCCAGGACATCGTCAAAAAGCCTGTCTCGTTCGTGATCAACACGGTCATCCGAGACGGGTTCGTCAAGCACTTCAACGACATCGCCGGGAAGTTCGGTGTCGACCCGATTAAGTTCGACGGAGTCGGCTGGTCCAGTGGCGGCTACACCGGCCCCGGTGCCAAGTACGACCCGGCCGGCATCGTCCACGCCGACGAGTATGTCGTCAACAAGGCCTCTCGTCGCAGGTTCGAAAAGAAATACCCCGGATACCTGGACACCATCAACCAGACTGGTGACCTTCCCTCGAGCCCGCAGAAGACACGGGAACCGAAACTGCACGGCGGCGCCTACGCAGGAACCGTCCCACCGCACGGGCCCGGCACTAGTGTCTGGGGCTCCATGCAGGCCCAGGCTTCTAAGACCGGGAAAATGGTGTTCAAGAACACCAACATCTCCGGAGCCTCCACCCAAGCGGCAGCTAAAGCATGGATGGGCCGGTCCGCCCTGGACGTGAAGATGGGCTCCGGCGGGCCTGGTGTATCCAACTTCGTCAACGGAGCCTCCGGCGGCTGGGGCTACTACTCGGGCAATACGATCCAGGTCTCGCCTGGTGTCCCGGCCGACCGTGTCGACGGGGTTCTGGTCCACGAGATGGGCCATGCCCTGGGCCTGGACCATCCCGGTTCGCACGATTCCTCGTCGGTCATGGATCACTTCATGTCCGGTGGAGACTGGCCGCATTCCGGTGACTATCAAGCATTGGTCGAGACGTGGGGTCAGCCCGGTAAGGGCGTGAAGACCTACGAGAATCCCGGCGGTGACGGTGGTGATGGGGGCGGTTGGGCCGCGAAGCTGATCAACTGGATGCTCGATAAGTTCGTGCGCCCGTTGTTGGGCAAGATCCCCGGCGCCGGTTTGATGACGGACTTCGCCAAGGGCGGGGCCGAGAAGATCATCGAAGGTGCTGTCAGCTTCATCTCCGATATGTTCGGGGGCGGTGGTTCCGAGGACGGGAACGTGTCCGCGTCCAAGTCCGCTGAGGCGTGGAGACCACAGGTCAAGGACGCGCTGAAACGGGTGGGACTGCCGACTAGCAACGACTACGTCGACGCCTGGATCCGACAGATTCAATCCGAATCTGGGGGTAACCCTAACGCCCGGCAGGGCATCGTTGACGTCAACTCCGGCGGTAACGAGGCGGCTGGTTTGGTCCAGGTCATCCCGTCCACATTTGATGCCTACCGGGACCCGTCATTGCCGAATAACCGGATGGACCCTCTGGCCTCCCTGGTCGCGGGGATGCGCTACGCCAAAGCTCGCTATGGCGCCTCGGGCATGCTCGGTGCGATCGGGCACGGGCACGGGTACTCCGGTGGCGGCTTGGTCAAACCATTCTTGTATGACGGTGGCGGTTGGTTGGAGAACGCCGGTCATGCGCAGTTGGTATCCCACCAGACCCGGCAACCCGATGCGGTGTTGTCCAAACCTCAGTGGTCGGATATGCACGCTCTGGCGGAGCAAGTCCGGACTAGCACCCTGGACGGTCAGAAGATCGAAAATAACTACACCATCCAGGAACGTCTGGAACGGTCCCCGGAGCACATGATGCAGCGCATGACCGAGATGCAGGCCCACGAGTACAGGAAAGCAGGGTTGATCTGA
- a CDS encoding phage major capsid protein, with amino-acid sequence MPATATKAPWVEKLEKARDIAATAETAARELTDDERKSISDLFREAQGEKAKATEQAKTKRDLEQVGELLKAEEAGELNEEALNGAKRGGSFKSQFKSLGERFTKSDEYQGLRNRYPQGIPSKSDLSMGQVQVPGGMKGLLTSSGQTEGDASTLITPDKLGLVPYPYVAPKLREVITNGTTGSDKIEYAQLVPTGEDGNESNAKGVKEAPSTTGNVGVKPESSLAFRKASAEVITVAHWMPVTRKTLSDAAQIRTMIDSFLNQGLEEEVERLILAGDKDNPVGEEEWDGILNTSGLQDQSFDGDVVRTMRKAISKITRRNGNVTAALVSPELDEELDLLKDNTGRYLGAGPWQSGPATIWGRPRVVVPGLSGTGKFILGDLSTCVIWDREQATITATDSHADFFIRNLVAVLAELRAGFGILNPSLLVTGPEAGTGNAGGDDSE; translated from the coding sequence ATGCCGGCTACCGCAACTAAAGCTCCCTGGGTCGAAAAGCTCGAGAAGGCCCGCGACATTGCCGCGACCGCCGAGACCGCCGCCCGTGAGCTGACCGACGATGAACGTAAGAGCATCAGTGACCTGTTCCGTGAGGCGCAGGGCGAGAAAGCTAAGGCCACTGAGCAGGCTAAGACCAAGCGCGATCTCGAGCAGGTCGGTGAGCTGCTGAAGGCCGAAGAGGCCGGTGAGCTCAACGAGGAGGCCCTCAACGGCGCCAAGCGTGGGGGCAGCTTCAAGTCCCAGTTCAAGTCGCTCGGCGAACGTTTCACCAAATCCGACGAGTACCAGGGCCTGCGTAACCGCTACCCGCAGGGCATCCCGTCGAAATCTGACCTGTCCATGGGTCAGGTCCAGGTTCCCGGCGGCATGAAGGGTCTGCTGACCTCGTCCGGGCAGACCGAGGGTGACGCCTCGACGCTGATCACCCCGGACAAGCTCGGCCTCGTGCCCTACCCGTATGTGGCGCCGAAGCTGCGTGAGGTCATCACCAACGGCACCACCGGCTCGGACAAAATCGAGTACGCCCAGCTGGTACCCACCGGCGAGGACGGCAACGAGAGCAACGCCAAGGGTGTGAAGGAAGCACCCTCGACGACAGGAAACGTCGGTGTCAAGCCCGAATCGTCGCTGGCCTTCCGTAAGGCATCGGCCGAGGTCATCACCGTCGCCCACTGGATGCCCGTCACCCGCAAGACCCTCTCCGACGCCGCGCAGATCCGCACGATGATTGACTCGTTCCTCAACCAGGGGCTGGAAGAGGAAGTGGAGCGGCTCATCCTCGCCGGCGACAAGGACAACCCTGTCGGCGAAGAGGAATGGGACGGCATCCTCAACACCAGCGGGCTGCAGGACCAGAGCTTCGACGGCGACGTCGTCCGCACGATGCGTAAGGCGATCTCCAAGATCACCCGCCGCAACGGCAACGTCACCGCCGCGCTGGTCTCCCCGGAACTCGACGAAGAACTGGACCTGCTTAAGGACAACACCGGCCGCTACCTCGGCGCCGGCCCCTGGCAGTCCGGACCCGCGACGATCTGGGGTCGGCCTCGCGTGGTCGTACCCGGCCTGTCCGGGACCGGGAAGTTCATCCTCGGTGATCTGTCCACCTGCGTCATTTGGGACCGGGAGCAGGCCACGATCACGGCCACGGATTCGCACGCGGATTTCTTCATCCGAAACCTCGTCGCCGTCCTGGCCGAGCTCCGCGCCGGATTCGGGATCCTCAACCCCTCGCTGTTGGTCACCGGCCCCGAGGCCGGCACCGGCAACGCGGGTGGCGACGACTCCGAGTAA